A region of the Pedococcus aerophilus genome:
GAGAGTCATGCGCCTGATCGACATCGTCATAGTCGGACAACGGTGTCGTGGGGGCACCATCGGCGACCACCCGACCACCTTGGTGCCAGACGTGTGGATCCGAGGTTGGGCCTGACGCAGACGGGGTGGAGCGGAGGGAGCCAGCGCGGGCTGGCGGGAGGGCCGTGGGGACGAGACCGGTGACATGGGTCAGAAGGTGCCGGGCGTGGCGGTCTGGGGTCGAGGGCGTGTGCCGCGTAGGTGGGGACGGTTCGTAGGGCCCTAGGCAGCGCCTGGCAGTCAGGTCCGGGTGGTTCATGCGAATGGTGCCCCGTGGCGGCCGTTGACCTGACACACGAATCGAGGAGGAACTCATGAGTCGCCCCTATCCCGTTGGCCAACAAGCCCGGCTCCGCCTGTTGGAGGCGCAACGGGCCGAGACGCAGGCCCTTCGCGAGGTTGACAAGGTGGCGCGCCGCCTCGACTCGCTGGTCGGGCGCCTCGACGCGATCGATCTCGAGCTCGCCATGGCCGAGTCCGACCTCGTGTCGGTCTCCGGACTGTCTCGAGCCGCCCAGCTCCTCGAAAGGCAGCCTCGCGAGCTCAGGCGACGCGTGAAGCTGGCGGCCCAGGCCGCCGGTGATGACAAGCCCCCTGGTGCCCGGCCGGCCGCCGGGACCGGAACGTCGCCAGGTGCACATCCGTCGACGACGTGACCGCTACACACCAAACCGCACCCCTGCGTATGGTGTGGCAGATGCGGGGCGACCGAGTCGATTGGGCGCGTGCCCAGGCCGAGCAGTTCATGTCGACCTTGGGTCGACGTTGGGCGCACGTTCAAGCCGTTGCAGCGCGAGCTGCGTCTCTTCCGTTCGAAGGCGGGGATCGGGAACTACTGGTGGCGGCGGCATACCTCCATGACATCGGCTATGCCCCCGGGCTCGCGGCCACTGGCTTCCATCCCCTCGACGGCGCCCGACACCTTCGCTCGTTTGGGGAGGAGGACTTGGCGCGTCTGGTCGCCCACCACACGAACGCCAAGCATGAGGCGGGACTGCGCGGGATCGAGGACTACGAAGACGAGTTTCCTTTTGGGGGAACGCTCCTCGACGACGCTTTGACGTTCTGCGACTTGAGCACGAGTCCCGATGGGCAGCTCGTGACCATCGAGGACCGTCTGGCGGAGATCGTCGAGCGGTACGGCCCCGATCACGTGGTGGCTCGCACCGTCCTCGCTGGCATGCCCGGGTTCGAGCGCGGTCGCGAACGGGTTCGACGACATTGCGCAGAAGCCGGGGTCTCCCTCTAGCGAACTGCCGGCGCTCCGCCAGCAAGGTAGTCGCTGATCCGCAGCCGGATCGATGGGACCATCGGCAGCTCGGCGATCTCGTCGGCTGTGAACGCCTGCACCTCGTGCGACTCGTCACTGACCTCGATGTTCCCGCCTCGGACCCGCGCCAGGACGCAGATCGAAAACTCTTGGCGGACCTCACCGTCGTCGTATGCGAAGACGTGCTTGGGGTCGCTGTAGACGCCGACGATGCCCGTGACCTCGACCTCGAGGCCCGTCTCTTCGAGGGTCTCACGGACCGCGCACCCGGCCACGGACTCGCCGAGCTCCATCACACCGCCCGGCAGTGCCCACATCTCATTGTCGCGCCTACGCTGAAGCACGATCCGGTTGTCGTCGTCGATGACCACGGCCGAGGCGGCAGGCACCAAAGAGTTGGCCGGCGGTGCGGCAGGGTCGTCGTAGAAGTCGCGCCGGCCCATGGCTCCTCCCCTCGGATCAGGTGCCGGATCGAAGCGGTGTAGTGGGACGCTCCTGGTCGATCGCCCGGCTGTCCGACCATATCCCCTCGAAGTGGGCCGAGAACCGGGAGAAGACCCCGCTCGGTCCGAGCCTGCGCAGGTGAAGCAATGGTGCGGAGCGACCCGGCATCCCGTAGAGGTGCGGGGTCACGAGCATCTGGTCATCGAACCGGAAGACCGAGTTGTAGAGCGGGACGTCCTGGAACCGCAGGTCCGCGTTCTCGCACTCCACCAGCGGCGCGAACGCCCCCAGTGTCGACCGTATCCGCGGCACCAAGGTGATGGCTTCGTGCTCCTCTTCGTCCCGCCGCCGGACGTGTTCGGATTCCGGATCGGCCAGTGCGATGCGGACACGACACCCTTGCCCACACTTCTCGAGGAGGAGCTCGACCAGTTCGGGGTGCTGGTGTGGCAGGAAGTAGAGCGTGTAACCGAGCAGGTCGATCTGGGCATCAGCACCTTGGAAGAGGTCCCACCACCGGTCAGGGTTGAGGTCCGTACGGTGCGAGTAGACCGAAACCACCTCAGCCGTCGCGCCGAGTGCATCGGCCGGACGGCGATGCACTCCGGGCCACAGGAACTCCTCGCTCTCCCCCAGCAAGTGAGCCAGCGCATAACGATGCCGCGGGTGTGGTGTCCGACCGGCCATCCAGCGCTGAACCGTCTTGGGATCGATGTCGACCTCGCGCGCGATCTGCTCAATCGTCTTGTGGCCGCGAGAGATCGCTGCGGCAAGTCGCTCGTTGCTCATCGGCGCCAACTTCAGGACGTTGGGACGTTCACTGGTCGTTCATAAACGTCCCAAGCGTCACTCACACGCGGTGTGAACGTCAACAGTCCGCGGGCTGACTGGTGCGTATCGGAACAGAACGAGACGCGCGAAGGCAGGGAAGCAAGTGGCCAAACACGAGGAAGAGTGCGCCATCCGCTGCGGGGTTGTGGATAACTCAGACCGCATCCACGGGCAAGGCGCTCCAATGGCTGGGAGCAGGATCCCGCGACCTGTGGACGGCGCTCGAACGCCGAACAGGACCTCCACAGATGCGGACCGCACGGTTCCCGTGCCACACGGCACGTCGTTCGATCGCAGAAGCGCCGCGAGGGTCGGCGCGGCAAGGTACGAAGCCGGGGTGCAGCGATGAAGACCGATGAAGTCCACGCAGTGCAGATCGCCGAGGCGCTCGCCAGGTGTGCGTCACTCACCGAGCCGTCGGAGGAGCGAAACGCGCTCTGGCTGCTGGTGCAGTCGCTCCTGTGCACGAGATCCCGGCGCACCGTCATTCCCCTGGGTTCCAAGGCGCCGGTGGTCGTCACTGCCGACTACGCCAGCCAGGAGCTGTTGGCGGCGATGGAGTGGGTCGTCGACCACGAGGAGTGCGCCCGGGCGATGAATCCGGCCGATCTCTACCGTCAGATGCGGTGCGCTGCCACCAAGGGCATGCACGGATCTGGCAGAGCCGCCCTGGCCGACGCCCTGCACGGATTCACGCATGTGCCCGCCGGCGGTCCGCTCCGGTTCTGCGCGCTCGACTCCGAGGAGCCGGTGGCGTCATGACCGTCATGTCGTGGGAAGTCTGGGCTGCGGCACGTCTGGAGCTGTCCTGCGAGGAGTTCGAGGAGATGGGCCTTTCGGCCGCAGCGGATCTCTTGGTCTCGAGGGCACTGATGGCAAGTCGGTACGGCGCCGCCCGACCCTTGGTGACCGCGTCGAGCAAGCAGGCAGGCGGGCACTCCCGAACCGTGACTCGGCGGATGTTGGACCAGCTGCGGTTTCCCCCAAACAAGCGTCGAGCGGTCCATCGACTGCTGACTGGCACGTCCACCTGGGCCGGCCTGTTCGCGATCTATGGGCAGGGCCGAGACCTCACCCCTGCCGAGCGCCTCTACGTCCGGCGTCAGCTCCTCATCATCCGGCGCGCAACGGCTCCAGCGCCGGATGCGTCGTCAGAGCCTCCACACCGTAGAGCCGAGCCACTCCAGCGACGGCGACCAGGGACACCCCTGGACCGGATAGCGCCCGCGGGCGACCGTCGCCGAAATCCAGGATGACGTATTCCTCGTCCAGGTTCACCTCGAATCCGACGAGCGACCCCCACCACAGTGACACCAGCTCCCCGCCGCTGAGTCGGAGCAACAGCCGATGATCGCTGATGAGAACCTGTGACCAGCTCGCCGGGCTCCATTGCCCATCAACACGGATTCGCAACCACAGCGCCGAAACTCGTCGGGCCACCTCGTCCGGTTCAAGTATGAGCCCTTGGAGCATTGCGTCGATCGGTGCAGCCTCACGCATCCCGGCAAGCTCGAGCGCAAGGGCGCGGGCGTCCGCGATTTCCGGACGGGTCAGGGTCCGGGGTGCACGACGACTGTTCACCTTCACGGTTCTCTCCTTGAGCTGCCGCTTCATCACCACACTGTCGCCCCAGGCACCGACAGCGCAAGCGCGTGACGCATGGTGCCCCCCGCTGCGCGTCTGGCAACCATGGGGTTGACCGGGATGGCCGCCACGGCGGTCGCTGCCACCGTGTTGGGCTGCGGCGGGCTGGGGTTGGCGACCGTGGTTGCCATCGACTCTCCCAGCGCGCCTCGTATGCCGGCTTGTACGACGTCCGGTCCCGTGGTCGGCCTTTCAGCTGTCCAGGCCCAGAACGCGAGAGTCGTGGTGAGCACAGCCTCAGGGCGCGGGGGCCACGGAGCAGCGCTGATCGCGTTGATGACGGCCATGGCGGAGTCGGACCTGCGGATCCTCGCCAACCCCAACGACCCCAGCGGCGCTGGTCTGCCCTCGCAAGGCACAGGCTACGACCACGACTCGCTCGGCCTCTTCCAGCAGCGGCGCAGCTGGGGCAGCGCAGTGCAACGGATGAGCGCCACGGAATCCACGACACTCTTCGTCGACGCCCTGCTGACGATCCCCAACTGGGCAGGGCAACCGCCCTGGCGTGCTGCACAGCTGGTGCAGAAGTCCGCGTTCGACGGCCGACCCACATCCGCCAACGGCTATTCGGCCGAGGTCGGCGAGAACTATCTACGCCAGACAGACCGCGCCGCAGGAGTCCTGGCGGTCGTCGAACGCGACGCATCGAGACTGGACTGCGGGGCGTCCGACGTCATGCCTCGCGGCGATTCGGCATCGCACGGCCTCCCCGAGGGCTACGCGCTTCCGCCCGACACCAGCCAGCAGGCCGCGACGGCGATCGCCTTTGCCCTGGCCCAACTGGGCAAGCCGTACCTGTGGGGAGGGACCGGGCCAGATCAGTTCGACTGTTCGGGCCTGACCCAGGCGGCGTGGCAGCGGGCCGGCATACCAATCGGCCGAACCACCTGGGACCAGCTGCGCGACGGTGCGCCGACCATCGAGGCAGCCCTCGTGCCCGGCGATCTGGTCCTGATCCCTGGCAGCCAGGGCAGCCTTGCCGCGCCGGGGCACATGGGCATGTACCTCGGGCACGGTCTCGTCATCCACGCACCAAGGACCGGCGACGTGGTCAAGGTGACCACCCTGAGCGCTTTCACCACCAGCGGTGTGTCGGGCCTGCGGCACATCGGTTGATCTGCGACGCGACGCATGGTGCCCCCAGCGTGACGTAGCCAGTACATGCGCGGGAGTGGCCCGCGTGCTGCGAAGGGGTCAACCATGTCCGTACCATCAATCGACATCAAGCCCAACACCACTGGCCTGCCCGGCATCGGCGCGCTCGAGAACATCGTCGGAGCGGTGCTCACGTTCGGTCTGATCGCCGCCGTCGCCGGTGTCGCCATCTCATCGATCGCCTGGGCCGTGGGTGCCAACTCCTCCAACCCGCACGTCGCGGGCAAGGGCAAGAACGGCGTCCTCGTCGCCGGTGCTGCGGCGATGCTCATCGGGGCCGCCAACACGTTGGTCACGTTCTTCAACAACGCCGGCTCCTCGCTTCGATGAACAGGTTGTACGCCAGCGGCCGCACCGGGGTGACCGTCGCGGTCTGCGCAGCCATCGGGCTGCTGGTCCTTGCCGGCTGGACAGTTCTGAATCACACCTCACCGACGACGGTCGGCAGCGAAGGAGTGCAGACGCATCAGCGGGCTCCGGCCACCGCGGGGACGTCACCGCGCCCGTCGATTGCTCGGGGCTCCGACGCGCCTGCGGCAGAGCAGGACTTGAAGCGCCTGCGCGCCGTCGAGCCCGAGTATGCCAGCGGCGCTCCGCGCCGGATCGCGGGCGAGCAAGCGCAACAACCCGACCTGTATGCCGCCGAGTTCGTCCGCCGGTTGCTCACCCAGGACTACCGCTCGCCACGCCAGACGCACCTCGCGTGGGTGCAGACCGAGTCAGCACCGACGAAGGAACCGCTGGTGGTCGGACTGGTGCCGTCCGAACTGCGCGATCGGCTCGCCGTGTACTCGGTCAGCGACGCTGCCGACGGAGCATCCCCCGTTCCCACCGAGCAGGAATGGAGGCAACTAGCCGTTGCCGGTTCGTACACCTCCGTCCATATCCAGCACGTCACGGAGCCACTGGCTTGGACCAACGCCGTGGCCGACGGTCGAATCACGGACCCGAGCATCACCGGGCGCGAGGTTGCCGCTCTGGTGACGCGGCATACCAAGGGCTCTCGCGGTGACCACACGCAAAGGTTCAGCGTTGCCATGACACTCAACCTCGAAGGCCCGCCCGCTCGGACGATATGGGGGTTCGTCGCCGCGGTGACGTACGCATCCATCCCGATTGGTGCGCCATGAGCTGCACTGGCATCTTCGCCCTCAACCCGATGTGCCTGGCCGGGCAGGCCGCACAGGGCGCGACGACCGGCGCGGTCGACAGCGCCTTCAGCCGCATGGCCGGCTACTTCGGCCTTGCGGCGACCAACGCCACGAGTTGGCTCTGGAAGGAGATCGACACCGCCACCACCCTCGACCTGAGCTCACCCCAGCTGGCCAAAGAGATGGCCGCCACCGCTAGCGTCGCCGCGGTCCTGTGCCTGGGACTGTTCGTCATCCAGATGATCGCCTCCGTCCTGCGACGCGAACCGGCAGCACTCGGACGTGGCTTGCAGGGACTCCTAATCAGCTTCGTCGGGTCGGCACTCGCGCTCACCGCTACACGAGTACTCCTCGGAGCAGTGGACTCGCTCAGTGCCGGCCTCGTGCAGTACACGATGGGCACCAACATCAACGGCTTGGGCTCCAAACTCGCCTTCACCGGCCTCGCCAACGTGCAGAACCCCGCGGTCACGCTCATCTTCTCAATCGTCATCCTCGCGGCAGTGGTCGTCGTGT
Encoded here:
- a CDS encoding HD domain-containing protein — protein: MSTLGRRWAHVQAVAARAASLPFEGGDRELLVAAAYLHDIGYAPGLAATGFHPLDGARHLRSFGEEDLARLVAHHTNAKHEAGLRGIEDYEDEFPFGGTLLDDALTFCDLSTSPDGQLVTIEDRLAEIVERYGPDHVVARTVLAGMPGFERGRERVRRHCAEAGVSL
- a CDS encoding NUDIX domain-containing protein — encoded protein: MGRRDFYDDPAAPPANSLVPAASAVVIDDDNRIVLQRRRDNEMWALPGGVMELGESVAGCAVRETLEETGLEVEVTGIVGVYSDPKHVFAYDDGEVRQEFSICVLARVRGGNIEVSDESHEVQAFTADEIAELPMVPSIRLRISDYLAGGAPAVR
- a CDS encoding helix-turn-helix domain-containing protein encodes the protein MSNERLAAAISRGHKTIEQIAREVDIDPKTVQRWMAGRTPHPRHRYALAHLLGESEEFLWPGVHRRPADALGATAEVVSVYSHRTDLNPDRWWDLFQGADAQIDLLGYTLYFLPHQHPELVELLLEKCGQGCRVRIALADPESEHVRRRDEEEHEAITLVPRIRSTLGAFAPLVECENADLRFQDVPLYNSVFRFDDQMLVTPHLYGMPGRSAPLLHLRRLGPSGVFSRFSAHFEGIWSDSRAIDQERPTTPLRSGT
- a CDS encoding C40 family peptidase; translation: MTAMAESDLRILANPNDPSGAGLPSQGTGYDHDSLGLFQQRRSWGSAVQRMSATESTTLFVDALLTIPNWAGQPPWRAAQLVQKSAFDGRPTSANGYSAEVGENYLRQTDRAAGVLAVVERDASRLDCGASDVMPRGDSASHGLPEGYALPPDTSQQAATAIAFALAQLGKPYLWGGTGPDQFDCSGLTQAAWQRAGIPIGRTTWDQLRDGAPTIEAALVPGDLVLIPGSQGSLAAPGHMGMYLGHGLVIHAPRTGDVVKVTTLSAFTTSGVSGLRHIG
- a CDS encoding DUF6112 family protein; its protein translation is MSVPSIDIKPNTTGLPGIGALENIVGAVLTFGLIAAVAGVAISSIAWAVGANSSNPHVAGKGKNGVLVAGAAAMLIGAANTLVTFFNNAGSSLR